A portion of the Sphingobacterium spiritivorum genome contains these proteins:
- a CDS encoding bile acid:sodium symporter family protein, translating to MKKLLEVLSRAGLDGFLLMIGIMILLAYFLPQPGMIKEPVSLEQIANVGVSFIFLFYGVRLSLEKLKTGLANWKMHIVVQLTTFLFFPLIVLAFRPLFIGTDFELLWLGIFFLAALPSTVSSSVVMVSIAKGNIPAAIFNASISSLIGVVVTPLWVGLFIASATGSFDVSDIVIKLVLQVLLPVIIGISLNARFGAIAEKYKKQLKYFDQAIILTIIYTSFCKSFSEHLFEGFTALELIGLAAGMMVLFFAVFFCVGLLSRLFGFSTEDRITVLFCGSKKSLVHGTVMSKVLFQHSTITGIVLLPLMLYHALQLIAASIIAQAMARRKEV from the coding sequence TTGAAGAAGTTATTAGAAGTATTAAGTAGAGCAGGTCTCGACGGTTTTTTGTTAATGATAGGCATCATGATCTTGCTGGCCTATTTTCTGCCCCAGCCGGGCATGATCAAGGAACCTGTCTCGCTGGAGCAGATTGCCAATGTAGGTGTGTCGTTTATTTTCTTGTTTTATGGAGTGCGACTGAGCTTAGAGAAGCTAAAAACTGGACTTGCCAACTGGAAAATGCACATTGTCGTCCAGTTGACCACCTTTTTGTTTTTTCCGCTTATCGTTTTGGCATTCCGCCCTTTGTTCATAGGCACTGATTTCGAGCTACTTTGGTTGGGTATATTTTTTCTGGCCGCTTTACCGTCCACCGTTTCTTCTTCCGTAGTCATGGTTTCCATCGCCAAGGGCAACATTCCGGCAGCTATTTTCAATGCCAGTATTTCGAGTCTGATCGGAGTAGTGGTTACGCCGCTATGGGTTGGACTGTTCATCGCTTCAGCCACAGGCAGTTTTGATGTGAGTGATATCGTCATCAAATTGGTCCTTCAAGTCCTGTTGCCTGTCATCATCGGTATCAGCCTAAACGCCCGTTTTGGTGCCATTGCCGAGAAATATAAGAAACAGCTCAAATATTTCGATCAGGCGATTATCCTTACTATTATTTATACGTCGTTTTGCAAGTCGTTCTCCGAACATCTTTTTGAGGGCTTCACCGCCCTTGAACTTATAGGACTCGCAGCAGGGATGATGGTTTTGTTCTTTGCCGTATTCTTTTGTGTCGGCCTACTCAGCCGCTTGTTTGGCTTTTCAACTGAAGATCGTATTACAGTCTTATTTTGTGGATCTAAAAAATCATTGGTGCATGGTACCGTCATGTCAAAAGTACTCTTTCAGCACAGTACCATCACCGGAATCGTATTGTTACCACTTATGCTTTACCATGCCTTACAATTGATTGCAGCCAGCATCATCGCTCAGGCTATGGCTCGACGAAAAGA